The proteins below come from a single Streptococcus hyointestinalis genomic window:
- a CDS encoding DUF1858 domain-containing protein translates to MMNTIDLSKPVAQTLKEHPEVKDILVDLGFKPLANPAMLNTVGKVTSLKAGSKLAKIPLETIIKTLEFNGYEVIGGE, encoded by the coding sequence ATCATGAACACTATAGATTTATCAAAACCCGTCGCACAAACGCTAAAGGAACACCCAGAGGTCAAGGACATCTTGGTGGATTTGGGCTTCAAACCTCTAGCCAACCCAGCCATGCTCAATACCGTTGGTAAGGTGACCAGTTTAAAAGCAGGCTCAAAACTAGCTAAAATCCCACTTGAGACCATCATCAAAACGCTTGAGTTTAACGGCTATGAAGTGATTGGAGGCGAATAA
- a CDS encoding restriction endonuclease subunit S: MPKDYSLLSELADIFKGKAVPAKAEPGEVAIINLVDMTPLGIAYEALRTFAADTKTLSPYLLEAGDVLVASKGTQHKVAVFEGQEFPVVASANITVLRPKEGTNGHYLKFFLDSEEGRRQLKAADHGRAVMNINTKELSSIKIPNIQPVKQSYMAQRYVQGLADYKRKLARANQEWEKIQADIERQLFL, encoded by the coding sequence ATGCCAAAGGATTATTCTCTTTTGTCTGAGCTTGCTGATATTTTTAAAGGAAAAGCAGTGCCAGCTAAGGCTGAACCGGGCGAAGTGGCTATTATCAATTTGGTTGATATGACCCCGCTAGGCATTGCCTATGAAGCTCTGCGGACTTTTGCAGCAGATACAAAGACGCTCTCGCCCTATTTACTAGAAGCAGGGGACGTCCTTGTAGCTTCAAAAGGCACACAGCACAAGGTAGCCGTTTTTGAGGGGCAGGAGTTTCCAGTTGTTGCCAGTGCCAATATCACTGTTTTGCGTCCCAAAGAAGGAACTAATGGTCACTATCTAAAGTTCTTTTTGGACTCCGAAGAGGGCAGACGTCAGCTAAAAGCAGCAGACCACGGACGTGCCGTGATGAATATCAATACCAAAGAATTATCTAGTATTAAAATACCGAACATCCAACCTGTCAAGCAAAGCTATATGGCACAGCGCTATGTACAAGGTCTAGCAGACTATAAGCGCAAACTAGCCCGTGCCAATCAAGAGTGGGAGAAAATCCAAGCAGATATTGAACGCCAGCTCTTTTTATAG
- a CDS encoding GNAT family N-acetyltransferase has translation MIRPARLSDCTQLVPLYADLGYPMEAAEIREILRNLLAQPDYAFLVMEEENQLLGFIVHTKLYFVERRGSYHRILALVVAKEHRHKGVATALVNAVKESAQRDGSKALALNSGINEQRRGAHAFYEQYGFEKGTFGFAYSLD, from the coding sequence ATGATAAGACCAGCTAGATTATCAGACTGCACACAGTTAGTGCCTTTGTATGCGGATTTGGGCTATCCCATGGAGGCTGCAGAGATTAGAGAGATTTTGCGAAACTTGCTGGCTCAGCCTGACTATGCCTTTTTAGTCATGGAAGAGGAGAATCAGCTTTTAGGGTTTATTGTGCACACAAAACTGTACTTTGTCGAGCGTAGAGGTAGTTATCATCGTATCTTGGCGCTGGTTGTTGCAAAAGAGCATAGGCACAAGGGAGTTGCCACGGCTTTAGTGAATGCTGTCAAAGAAAGCGCTCAAAGAGATGGCAGTAAGGCACTAGCCTTAAACAGCGGTATCAATGAACAAAGAAGAGGCGCTCACGCTTTTTATGAGCAATACGGCTTTGAAAAAGGTACTTTTGGCTTTGCTTATTCCCTTGATTGA
- a CDS encoding TMEM175 family protein, translating to MNKERLVAFTDAVLAIIMTILVLELEKPEHISWQGFWDLRMNFLAYTISFFWLGTMWVNMHHSWDGVKQINNKLVWISILLLFFASFFPYVTSIVASDFYNPVGQAVYGIVVLLVTFTNVWMYDELAKMPIHHDEDQKIIVSHNDKVMALDIIIKVIGLLLTLTLLPSAMMWSVFITALVLIIPRSIKD from the coding sequence ATGAATAAAGAACGCCTTGTAGCTTTTACAGATGCTGTTTTAGCCATTATCATGACCATCTTGGTCTTAGAGCTTGAAAAGCCAGAGCACATTTCTTGGCAAGGATTTTGGGACTTGCGGATGAATTTTCTTGCCTACACCATTTCCTTTTTCTGGCTAGGCACCATGTGGGTTAATATGCACCACTCTTGGGATGGTGTCAAGCAAATCAACAATAAGCTAGTTTGGATTTCCATACTCTTATTGTTCTTTGCTTCTTTCTTTCCTTATGTGACGAGTATCGTCGCTTCAGACTTTTACAATCCTGTTGGACAAGCCGTCTATGGTATCGTTGTTCTGCTAGTGACTTTTACAAATGTCTGGATGTATGACGAGCTGGCTAAAATGCCGATCCACCACGATGAGGATCAAAAGATCATCGTTAGTCATAATGACAAGGTCATGGCGTTAGATATCATCATCAAAGTGATTGGCTTATTGCTGACCTTGACACTGTTACCATCTGCTATGATGTGGTCTGTTTTCATCACAGCGCTGGTTCTCATTATTCCAAGATCCATTAAAGACTAG
- the folE gene encoding GTP cyclohydrolase I FolE gives MDLEKAEQAVYQLLEALGENPEREGLKETPARVVRMYQEMWQGLHKDPKDEFTAVFNEGNGEAVIVRDIPFYSMCEHHLVPFYGKAHIAYLPNTDRQVTGLSKLARCVETASKRPQVQERLTAEIADGIEQALKPQGVYVFVEAEHMCMTMRGIKKPGSKTITTASRGCYQKDALLRQELLTLLKLG, from the coding sequence ATGGACTTAGAAAAGGCAGAGCAGGCGGTTTATCAGCTTCTTGAAGCCTTGGGGGAAAATCCAGAGCGTGAGGGGCTAAAAGAGACGCCGGCTCGTGTGGTTCGCATGTACCAAGAAATGTGGCAAGGGTTACATAAAGACCCCAAAGATGAGTTTACAGCTGTTTTCAATGAAGGCAATGGTGAAGCGGTCATCGTGCGTGATATTCCCTTTTACTCCATGTGTGAGCACCATTTGGTGCCTTTCTACGGAAAAGCTCATATCGCTTACCTGCCAAATACAGACAGACAAGTGACTGGTCTTAGCAAGTTAGCCCGTTGTGTTGAGACAGCAAGCAAGCGTCCGCAGGTGCAGGAGAGACTAACTGCAGAGATTGCGGATGGTATTGAGCAGGCATTGAAACCGCAAGGAGTGTATGTCTTTGTCGAGGCAGAGCATATGTGCATGACCATGCGAGGCATTAAAAAGCCAGGTAGCAAAACCATAACAACCGCTAGTCGAGGGTGTTACCAAAAAGACGCTCTCTTGCGTCAAGAATTATTGACCTTATTGAAGTTAGGGTAA
- a CDS encoding carboxymuconolactone decarboxylase family protein, translating into MSEFIIHTKESAPEEVKEVLETVERDNGGYIPNLIGLLANAPTALETYRTVGAINRRNSLTPTEREVVQITAAVTNGCAFCVAGHTAFSIKQIQMSDDLLEALRNRTPIDDDSKLDTLAKFTIAVINTKGRVGDEALADFQEAGYTHENALDVILGVSLATLCNYANNLANTPINPELQPYALD; encoded by the coding sequence ATGTCAGAGTTTATTATCCATACCAAGGAGTCCGCTCCAGAAGAAGTTAAAGAAGTTTTAGAGACCGTTGAGCGTGATAACGGTGGCTATATCCCAAATCTCATCGGTTTACTTGCCAATGCACCAACAGCACTTGAAACCTATCGTACAGTTGGAGCGATTAACCGCCGAAATAGCTTAACTCCAACAGAGCGTGAGGTGGTTCAGATTACCGCTGCGGTAACCAACGGCTGTGCTTTCTGTGTAGCTGGACACACGGCATTTTCTATCAAGCAAATCCAGATGTCTGATGACCTGCTAGAAGCACTTAGAAATCGTACACCAATCGATGACGACTCTAAGCTTGATACCTTGGCGAAATTTACCATTGCTGTTATCAATACCAAGGGTCGTGTCGGTGACGAAGCGCTAGCTGATTTTCAGGAAGCTGGCTACACGCATGAAAATGCGCTTGACGTTATCTTGGGCGTCAGTCTAGCGACCCTATGTAATTATGCTAACAATCTAGCAAATACCCCAATCAACCCAGAGTTACAACCTTACGCACTCGACTAG
- a CDS encoding DUF438 domain-containing protein — protein MTDNRITILRDILLDLHHGASPESVQEAFDKHFTGVSAMEISMMEHELMTSDTGVTFEDVMKLCNVHANLFKGAVQGVEVADTDNPGHPVYVFKEENLALRAALLRIRRILNNYAKPENADFRSDLLKGLKHQFDLLGQFDLHYTRKEKLFFPVMERYGHDAPPKVMWGVDDDIRALFKTARQKVDSLPDISIEEVSSAFEAFAKEFEEMIFKEESILLMILLETFTQDDWLQIAKESDTYCYAIIKPTEKWVPHRETFVEEETAEKVTDSNQQDSNVRTIDTPEVQFTITYTPKQKESPISRDSQQPMGNGYLSLEQANLILNHLPMEITFVNKDDIFQYYNDSVPAQEMIFKRTPSQIGRHVELCHPPKVLDKVKKVFALLRSGERNKVEMWFKSERSGKFVHVTYAAVRDEVGEFQGVLEYVQDIKPFRDIDSDFNRDL, from the coding sequence ATGACAGATAATCGTATTACCATACTAAGAGACATTCTACTGGATTTACATCACGGTGCTAGTCCAGAATCCGTCCAAGAAGCTTTTGATAAGCACTTTACAGGAGTGTCGGCTATGGAGATTTCCATGATGGAGCATGAGCTGATGACGTCTGATACAGGGGTTACTTTTGAGGATGTCATGAAGCTCTGCAATGTCCATGCCAATCTCTTTAAGGGAGCTGTCCAAGGTGTAGAGGTCGCTGATACGGACAATCCTGGACACCCTGTCTATGTTTTCAAAGAGGAAAATCTCGCCCTGCGTGCGGCTTTGCTTCGTATTCGTCGTATTTTGAACAATTATGCCAAGCCAGAAAATGCTGACTTTCGTAGTGATTTGCTCAAAGGACTCAAGCACCAGTTTGACTTGCTAGGGCAGTTTGACTTGCATTATACCAGAAAGGAAAAGCTCTTTTTCCCAGTCATGGAGCGCTACGGGCACGATGCGCCGCCTAAGGTTATGTGGGGTGTGGATGATGACATCCGAGCACTCTTTAAAACAGCACGGCAAAAAGTAGACAGCCTGCCAGATATTTCTATCGAGGAAGTTTCATCAGCTTTTGAAGCCTTTGCCAAAGAGTTTGAGGAGATGATTTTCAAGGAAGAGTCTATTCTTTTGATGATTTTGCTAGAGACATTTACGCAGGATGATTGGCTTCAAATCGCTAAGGAGAGCGATACTTACTGCTACGCTATCATCAAACCGACCGAAAAATGGGTGCCCCATCGTGAAACTTTTGTGGAGGAGGAAACTGCTGAGAAGGTCACCGACTCTAATCAGCAAGATAGCAATGTCAGAACGATTGATACGCCTGAAGTGCAGTTCACTATCACCTACACACCAAAGCAAAAGGAAAGCCCGATCTCAAGAGATAGTCAGCAGCCTATGGGTAATGGCTACCTGTCCTTAGAGCAGGCAAATTTGATTTTAAATCACCTGCCAATGGAGATTACCTTTGTCAATAAAGACGATATCTTCCAATATTACAATGACAGCGTTCCAGCTCAAGAGATGATTTTTAAGCGTACGCCGAGCCAGATTGGGCGTCATGTAGAGCTTTGCCATCCGCCAAAAGTTTTAGATAAGGTCAAGAAAGTCTTTGCGCTATTGCGTAGTGGTGAGCGTAACAAGGTCGAGATGTGGTTTAAGTCTGAGCGCTCTGGAAAGTTTGTCCATGTCACCTATGCTGCGGTCAGAGATGAAGTAGGTGAATTTCAAGGTGTTCTAGAGTATGTCCAAGACATCAAGCCTTTTCGTGATATTGATAGCGACTTCAATCGTGACTTATAA